A DNA window from Brassica napus cultivar Da-Ae chromosome A4, Da-Ae, whole genome shotgun sequence contains the following coding sequences:
- the LOC125608161 gene encoding uncharacterized protein LOC125608161 — translation MAATRVIVTPRRLSIQALGATGIATEPAAVEMTKQGSAATVDGKRQSDGSPRSAPWAKKKMGGGEPEAIVDVVDGVASLQIPEKIFDEAELLWKSYVVGYLIGDAPHVGSIHATVNRIWSAPKAGTKIDVQFIEKNTVLFRIENSQMRNRVIRRKYWHIADIPLVVNVWTPESALHPPDLSAMPLWVDLKGVPNNLYSHKGLKCLSRAVGQFVKLHPSTEKCVRLDVARAFVEVNLHQPLVEKISFKDNAGSAHEVEVNFPWLPPRCSVCRRWGYKGQDCSCKEIRILNKKVEETAASLFAVIPHGGDKAGDSVEVVEGNEVVTVEEDVIKEGNVFENLIQDLEALTHVANNVAALEGIKLTEPTTEVFHTNGVGAWENGRGMKQVGDTGGEGAIVISPSRFSPLQGIVEEEEDAMEENGKEVEEGEILETNVDGKKVSGVQVSNQGRKPGSAQKQMRGKIVRTKDLIYAGKQGTTKKTSVRKL, via the coding sequence ATGGCGGCGACGCGAGTGATAGTGACGCCACGGCGGCTGTCTATTCAGGCTTTGGGGGCAACCGGGATAGCTACTGAGCCTGCGGCTGTGGAGATGACGAAGCAGGGGAGCGCAGCGACTGTCGATGGCAAGCGCCAGAGTGATGGATCTCCACGTTCTGCTCCTTgggcgaagaagaagatgggaggAGGCGAACCAGAAGCCATTGTAGATGTAGTGGATGGTGTTGCCTCACTTCAGATTCCCGAAAAGATTTTTGATGAGGCGGAGCTCCTGTGGAAAAGCTATGTGGTGGGTTATTTAATTGGAGATGCTCCTCATGTGGGTTCAATTCACGCAACTGTCAATCGTATCTGGTCTGCTCCCAAGGCGGGTACAAAGATCGATGTCCAGTTCATTGAAAAGAACACAGTTTTGTTTCGCATTGAGAACAGTCAGATGAGGAATCGTGTGATTCGAAGGAAATATTGGCACATTGCGGATATCCCTTTGGTAGTCAATGTTTGGACTCCAGAGTCTGCACTGCATCCTCCAGATCTTTCGGCTATGCCTTTGTGGGTTGATCTTAAGGGAGTCCCAAACAACCTTTACTCTCACAAGGGACTGAAGTGCTTATCCAGAGCAGTCGGTCAGTTTGTGAAACTTCACCCAAGTACGGAGAAGTGTGTGAGGCTTGATGTGGCCAGAGCTTTTGTGGAGGTCAACCTACACCAACCTCTGGTGGAGAAAATCTCTTTTAAGGATAATGCTGGCTCTGCGCATGAAGTGGAAGTTAATTTTCCTTGGCTTCCTCCTCGTTGTAGTGTCTGTCGCAGGTGGGGCTATAAAGGTCAGGACTGTTCGTGTAAGGAGATTAGAATCCTAAATAAGAAGGTAGAGGAGACAGCAGCGTCTTTGTTTGCTGTTATACCTCACGGAGGAGACAAGGCTGGAGACAGTGTTGAAGTGGTGGAGGGAAACGAGGTAGTAACTGTGGAGGAAGATGTGATTAAGGAAGGGAATGTATTTGAGAATCTGATTCAGGATTTGGAAGCGCTTACGCATGTGGCTAATAACGTTGCTGCACTGGAAGGCATTAAGCTAACTGAGCCTACTACAGAGGTTTTTCACACCAATGGGGTTGGCGCCTGGGAAAATGGTCGAGGAATGAAACAGGTGGGTGATACTGGTGGGGAAGGGGCTATAGTAATTTCTCCTTCACGTTTCAGTCCCTTACAGGGTATcgtagaggaggaggaggatgctATGGAGGAGAATGGGAAGGAAGTTGAGGAGGGTGAAATATTAGAGACTAATGTTGATGGAAAGAAAGTTTCAGGAGTGCAGGTTTCAAACCAAGGTAGGAAGCCTGGATCGGCTCAGAAGCAGATGCGGGGGAAGATTGTTCGAACcaaagacctgatatatgctggTAAGCAAgggacaacaaaaaaaacttccgTTAGGAAGTTATGA
- the LOC106445926 gene encoding phenolic glucoside malonyltransferase 1-like — protein MVSALNVIDVSRVTPSDSPEPFTLSLTFFDLIWYKLHPVERVMFYRLADATRPFFDSVIVPNLKSSLSSSLSHYLPLAGKLVWDSLDKKPSLVYSPNDAVSFTVAESSAEFSLLTGNKPFPTTELYPLVPELQVSDESASAVSFQVTLFPNQGFCIGVTAHHAVLDGKTTTMFLKFWANACKRQQDQTVNASVPQDLIPIYDRTVIKAPGDIETKIMNQLNSFFKMVSGGKEPENPRSLKILPSQELSPDVVRFTLDLTREDIQTLRERLKRESSASSSSPKELRLSTFVVTFSYALTCLIRARGGDPKRPVGYGFAVDCRSLLDPPVPSNYFGNCVSASLGMPLTAETFMGEEGFLSAARMVSDSVEGLDETVALKLPEIMGAFMSSLPPGAQLLSVAGSTRFGVYGLDFGWGKPQRVVIVSIDQGEAISMAEGRDGNGGVEIGFSLKKHEIESLIDLLHQGLKS, from the coding sequence ATGGTGTCTGCACTTAACGTCATCGACGTGTCACGAGTCACCCCTTCTGACTCACCTGAGCCTTTCACTCTATCGCTCACTTTCTTCGACCTAATCTGGTACAAACTCCACCCTGTCGAACGAGTCATGTTCTACCGACTCGCTGACGCAACTCGTCCTTTCTTCGACTCAGTCATCGTCCCCAATCTCAAGTCCTCTCTTTCCTCATCCCTCTCTCACTACCTCCCGCTCGCCGGAAAACTCGTCTGGGACTCACTCGACAAAAAGCCTAGCCTTGTTTATTCCCCAAACGACGCCGTTTCATTTACTGTCGCTGAGTCGAGCGCAGAATTCTCACTCTTAACCGGTAACAAACCGTTCCCCACCACCGAGTTGTACCCACTGGTGCCCGAGTTACAAGTCTCCGACGAGTCAGCCTCAGCCGTATCGTTTCAAGTCACGCTTTTTCCAAACCAAGGGTTTTGCATCGGCGTAACCGCACACCATGCCGTCTTAGATGGGAAAACGACAACCATGTTTCTCAAATTCTGGGCCAACGCATGCAAACGCCAACAAGACCAAACGGTAAACGCTTCCGTACCGCAGGATCTAATCCCGATTTATGATCGTACGGTCATAAAAGCTCCGGGCGATATCGAAACGAAGATTATGAATCAGTTGAATTCCTTCTTCAAAATGGTCTCCGGCGGCAAAGAACCAGAGAACCCGAGGAGCTTAAAGATTCTTCCGTCGCAGGAGCTTAGTCCCGACGTCGTCCGATTCACCCTCGATCTCACTCGTGAAGATATCCAAACGCTTCGAGAGCGACTCAAGAGAGAATCTTCTGCTTCCTCCTCGTCACCTAAAGAGCTTCGCTTGTCGACGTTCGTGGTAACGTTCTCGTACGCGTTGACATGTTTGATCAGAGCTCGTGGCGGAGATCCGAAGAGACCGGTCGGGTACGGGTTCGCGGTGGATTGTCGGAGCCTTCTTGACCCGCCGGTTCCGTCGAATTACTTCGGGAACTGCGTGTCGGCGTCGCTTGGAATGCCGTTAACGGCGGAGACGTTTATGGGTGAAGAAGGGTTCTTGAGTGCTGCGAGGATGGTTAGTGATTCGGTTGAGGGATTGGATGAAACGGTGGCGTTGAAGCTTCCGGAGATTATGGGAGCGTTTATGAGTAGTCTTCCACCAGGAGCGCAGCTTTTATCTGTTGCCGGGTCGACCCGGTTTGGAGTGTACGGGTTGGATTTCGGGTGGGGCAAACCGCAGAGAGTTGTGATTGTGTCCATCGATCAAGGTGAAGCGATATCTATGGCGGAGGGTAGAGATGGGAATGGTGGTGTGGAGATTGGCTTCTCCCTCAAGAAACATGAAATAGAGTCTTTGATTGATTTGCTTCATCAGGgtttaaaaagttaa
- the LOC106449491 gene encoding germin-like protein subfamily 1 member 13, which translates to MKVSQSIITIMTLALVMPFGNAYDPSPLQDFCVAVNNLNNGVFVNGKFCKDPKQAKAEDFFYSGLNMAGNTDNKVKSNVTTVNVDQIPGLNTMGISLVRIDYAPYGQNPPHTHPRGTEILVLIEGTLYVGFVSSNQDNNRLFAKILHPGDVFVFPIGMIHFQVNVGKTPAVAFAGLSSQNAGVITIADTVFGSNPPINPEVLAQAFQLDINVVKDLEAKFKN; encoded by the exons ATGAAGGTTTCTCAGTCTATCATCACTATTATGACTTTAGCATTGGTCATGCCCTTTGGCAATGCTTATGATCCAAGTCCTCTCCAAGACTTCTGTGTGGCCGTTAATAACCTCAATAATGGTG TCTTCGTAAATGGTAAATTCTGTAAGGATCCGAAGCAAGCAAAGGCCGAAGACTTTTTCTACTCAGGCCTCAACATGGCTGGCAACACTGATAATAAAGTCAAATCCAACGTAACAACAGTGAATGTTGATCAAATTCCAGGGCTAAACACTATGGGAATATCCTTAGTTCGCATAGACTATGCGCCATACGGCCAAAACCCACCCCACACGCACCCACGTGGCACTGAGATCCTTGTCCTAATCGAGGGAACATTATATGTTGGTTTTGTCTCTTCCAATCAAGACAATAACCGTCTATTCGCCAAAATTTTGCACCCCGGGGATGTGTTCGTGTTCCCAATAGGAATGATCCATTTTCAAGTGAACGTCGGAAAAACTCCCGCGGTGGCCTTTGCAGGATTAAGTAGCCAGAACGCTGGTGTCATCACTATCGCAGATACTGTGTTTGGATCAAACCCTCCGATTAATCCAGAAGTTCTTGCTCAAGCGTTCCAGTTGGATATCAATGTTGTCAAAGACCTTGAGGCAAAGTTTAAGAACTGA